A genomic window from Microbacterium sp. ET2 includes:
- a CDS encoding universal stress protein, with protein MPEVIVVGLTDAPVADRAVAWAASRARDRRQRLKLVSILGGAVGVVGEDALVDRLLTEMRERAEATAARLRAAGLEVEVVVERGNPTEKLIAAAEGAALLVIGSDHRGPRAGATRGPHGFRIVSAAPCPVVVVPDFDLGDRRGVVVGVDGSETSEHAVAWAAAEADRLDEPLIAVGAWVPLPAPGNRGTYPEQYLQNMQALTEETLSIALAGLRGRYPDLQIDARAERGYPAETINRHAASARLVVVGTHGRGAFRRFVLGSVSYDVLTHLATATAAVR; from the coding sequence CCGACCGCGCGGTGGCGTGGGCGGCGTCCCGCGCCCGCGATCGACGACAGCGGCTGAAGCTGGTGTCGATTCTGGGCGGCGCGGTGGGTGTCGTCGGCGAGGATGCCCTCGTCGACCGGCTTCTCACCGAGATGCGGGAGCGGGCCGAAGCGACCGCGGCGAGGCTCCGGGCTGCCGGGCTCGAGGTCGAGGTCGTCGTCGAACGCGGCAACCCGACCGAGAAGCTCATCGCCGCCGCCGAGGGCGCTGCGCTGCTGGTGATCGGCAGCGACCATCGCGGCCCTCGGGCCGGAGCGACGCGGGGCCCACACGGCTTCCGCATCGTCTCCGCCGCGCCGTGCCCGGTTGTCGTCGTCCCCGACTTCGATCTCGGTGACCGCCGCGGAGTGGTCGTCGGCGTCGACGGTTCCGAGACCTCGGAGCACGCGGTCGCCTGGGCGGCGGCCGAAGCCGACCGTCTCGACGAGCCGCTGATCGCCGTGGGCGCGTGGGTGCCGCTTCCCGCACCGGGCAACCGCGGCACGTACCCCGAGCAGTATCTGCAGAACATGCAGGCGCTCACCGAGGAGACGCTGTCGATCGCCCTCGCGGGGCTCCGCGGTCGCTACCCCGACCTCCAGATCGACGCGCGTGCGGAGCGCGGCTACCCGGCAGAGACGATCAACCGCCACGCGGCGTCGGCGCGACTGGTCGTGGTCGGCACCCACGGCCGCGGCGCGTTTCGCCGCTTCGTCCTGGGATCGGTCAGCTACGACGTCCTCACCCACC